A genome region from Fervidobacterium changbaicum includes the following:
- a CDS encoding DNA mismatch repair protein MutT, with translation MGISENNAMKEKVLVVKTEEIERLCKGKTGVVEVPQEEFFSVLKDGFFVEREKAEYDESTRQVIPYIVLKEGDEYIFFRRTANQTEKRLHNLITLGVGGHLNIEDSQDPVECFENGLKRELAEEVDVELKSLRYVGLINEIENPVSRVHVGVLYIADVKYNGVVEKENFVELRSKRLQDYVGEMEGWAKVVALYLEHSQS, from the coding sequence ATGGGCATTAGTGAAAATAATGCGATGAAGGAAAAAGTACTCGTTGTGAAGACAGAGGAAATTGAACGGCTGTGCAAAGGGAAAACAGGTGTAGTTGAGGTCCCACAAGAGGAATTCTTTAGTGTGCTAAAAGATGGTTTCTTCGTTGAGCGCGAAAAGGCGGAATACGATGAATCAACGCGACAAGTGATTCCGTACATTGTTTTAAAAGAGGGTGATGAATACATATTCTTCAGAAGAACGGCCAACCAGACGGAAAAAAGGCTCCACAATCTCATTACTCTTGGGGTCGGAGGGCACCTGAATATCGAAGATTCGCAAGATCCTGTGGAATGCTTTGAGAATGGTTTGAAGCGAGAACTGGCAGAAGAGGTTGATGTTGAGCTGAAATCATTGAGATACGTCGGCTTGATAAACGAAATTGAGAATCCCGTGAGTCGTGTCCATGTGGGAGTTCTTTACATTGCAGATGTGAAGTACAATGGAGTTGTTGAAAAGGAAAACTTTGTTGAACTACGTTCTAAAAGACTACAGGATTACGTTGGGGAGATGGAAGGATGGGCAAAGGTGGTAGCGTTGTACTTAGAACATTCGCAAAGCTGA
- a CDS encoding GlmL-related ornithine degradation protein, protein MKTDLLFAEIGSTTTVLTAFHFGFKPRVIAQTEHWTTVNEGDVTIGIELALKKMEEELGEKVVWEKFAATSSAAGGLKMTVHGLVYDMTVRAAKEAALGAGAVIKYVTAGKMNEFHLKKIESIQPKLILLAGGVDYGESETVIHNAKMLAKLPLDVPIVYAGNVAAAEHVEFILTNAGKRVYVTENVYPRIDYLNVEPTRNVIKEVFAEHIIKAPGMDKIKGMVNYEIIPTPAAVMTTTELAYEHFGDCLTIDIGGATTDVDSVTDGSPEVQELLISPEPFAKRTVEGDLGLYVNAHNVIEMIGEENLRKQFEDYDELVKRISPYPATERDEYFISKLATFCAQQGLRRHAGSKKHLYTPTGRKTIAEGKDLTAVRVIFGTGGFLSRSKHAKEVLESLRHLSKLHPMELLPPEEVRLFRDKHYIFAAIGLIASKIDKDVAKQLLEMDVEPY, encoded by the coding sequence ATGAAAACCGACTTACTCTTTGCGGAAATAGGTTCTACAACTACTGTTTTAACGGCATTTCATTTTGGTTTTAAGCCAAGAGTAATTGCTCAAACGGAGCACTGGACAACGGTTAATGAGGGTGATGTGACAATTGGAATAGAGCTGGCCTTGAAAAAGATGGAAGAAGAGCTTGGTGAGAAGGTAGTTTGGGAGAAATTTGCAGCAACAAGCAGTGCAGCCGGTGGTTTAAAGATGACGGTCCATGGCCTTGTCTACGACATGACGGTACGGGCTGCCAAGGAAGCAGCACTTGGCGCTGGCGCGGTTATTAAGTACGTAACGGCTGGTAAGATGAATGAGTTCCATTTGAAGAAGATAGAATCTATACAACCAAAGTTGATTCTTCTTGCCGGTGGTGTGGACTACGGTGAAAGTGAAACGGTTATCCATAACGCAAAGATGCTTGCCAAGTTGCCACTGGATGTGCCTATCGTATATGCAGGAAACGTAGCCGCAGCCGAGCATGTAGAGTTCATCCTCACAAACGCTGGAAAGAGGGTCTACGTAACAGAGAACGTTTATCCAAGGATCGATTATCTAAATGTCGAGCCGACAAGGAATGTGATAAAGGAAGTGTTCGCTGAGCACATAATAAAGGCTCCGGGTATGGACAAAATAAAAGGCATGGTCAACTACGAAATTATTCCAACACCTGCCGCAGTCATGACAACAACAGAACTGGCGTACGAGCACTTTGGTGACTGCTTGACAATAGACATAGGCGGGGCGACAACCGATGTTGATTCTGTTACCGACGGTTCTCCAGAAGTCCAGGAATTGCTTATCTCTCCCGAGCCTTTCGCAAAAAGAACAGTAGAGGGTGATTTGGGACTGTATGTTAATGCTCATAACGTTATCGAAATGATCGGTGAGGAGAATCTGAGAAAGCAATTCGAAGATTACGACGAACTTGTCAAAAGGATCAGTCCGTATCCTGCAACTGAGCGAGACGAATATTTCATAAGCAAACTTGCAACATTCTGCGCCCAGCAGGGGTTAAGAAGACATGCCGGAAGCAAAAAGCACCTCTACACCCCAACTGGTAGGAAGACAATAGCCGAAGGTAAGGATTTGACTGCCGTTCGAGTTATCTTCGGAACAGGGGGATTTTTATCAAGATCAAAACACGCAAAGGAAGTTTTAGAGAGTTTGAGACATCTTTCGAAACTTCATCCGATGGAGCTGCTACCACCGGAAGAAGTCAGGTTGTTTAGAGATAAGCATTACATATTTGCTGCGATAGGGCTTATCGCAAGTAAAATCGATAAGGATGTGGCGAAGCAATTGCTCGAGATGGATGTTGAACCATACTAA